One window of Bacteroides sp. AN502(2024) genomic DNA carries:
- a CDS encoding RagB/SusD family nutrient uptake outer membrane protein — translation MMKKNILSAALFVAVTGGMCISCADKLELFPIDYYGSGSYWKNEAHVIGYMDGIHKHLRDATFQHTFLWGEARGGNLRPAGTSADGMGMLYGDIKLQNFDEAHTGVSKFGDIFGRLTNINLFIARVTDATYISEAKKGYYLGQAYGLRAFYYFDLYRTYGGVPLRLTADVVEGVIDPNLLYLGRATPREVMVQIKKDLDKSLECFGDNNSFDPNNRGNKKGYWSKAATECLMGEVYLWTSKVTTGDDVADESNLAIAKQHLLYVLNNYGIERMDKFADVFEAKNNKGNKEVIFAIRYAEGEATNNNNLFTYAMATGSTKDRYKKDGEKFLDALNIGSTGSQQLEYKIELYNSFDDEDTRKDATFIASYNKDADTGELSLHGTHVCKNIGYVNSAGTRVYCGDYIIYRLPWVWLTLAEIENMQGGDVATYINKVRERAYGSNWDEEIYGYKNADFTTNELAILHEKDKEFVQEGQRWWDLRRMTLTKGGEHLVFCKEGSIGTDQPVLDKATETHKVLWPVDVTLLGNDPLIYQTPGYDTYKHQPE, via the coding sequence ATGATGAAAAAAAATATATTATCTGCTGCACTGTTTGTAGCTGTAACGGGAGGAATGTGTATTTCTTGTGCCGACAAGTTGGAACTTTTTCCTATTGATTACTATGGAAGTGGTTCGTATTGGAAAAACGAAGCACACGTGATCGGATATATGGATGGGATTCATAAACATCTGCGTGATGCAACGTTCCAGCATACCTTTTTATGGGGAGAAGCACGTGGAGGAAATTTGAGGCCCGCCGGTACCAGTGCGGATGGAATGGGTATGTTGTATGGAGATATTAAACTCCAGAACTTTGACGAGGCGCATACCGGAGTTTCAAAATTTGGGGATATTTTCGGACGTCTTACCAATATTAACCTCTTTATTGCCCGTGTGACAGATGCTACCTATATCAGTGAGGCAAAGAAAGGATATTATTTAGGACAGGCTTACGGCTTGAGAGCATTTTATTACTTTGATTTGTATCGTACGTATGGCGGTGTTCCATTACGGCTTACGGCAGATGTGGTGGAAGGTGTAATCGACCCTAACTTGCTTTATTTAGGACGTGCGACTCCGCGGGAAGTGATGGTACAAATAAAGAAAGATTTGGATAAATCGTTGGAGTGTTTTGGAGATAACAATTCTTTTGACCCCAATAACAGAGGAAATAAAAAAGGATATTGGTCCAAAGCTGCCACAGAGTGTCTGATGGGAGAAGTATATCTGTGGACATCCAAAGTGACTACTGGCGATGATGTTGCCGATGAAAGTAACTTAGCTATTGCCAAACAGCATTTGCTCTATGTGCTGAATAATTATGGCATTGAACGAATGGATAAGTTTGCGGATGTTTTTGAGGCTAAAAATAATAAAGGTAATAAAGAGGTGATCTTTGCAATCCGTTATGCCGAGGGAGAGGCTACCAATAATAATAACTTATTCACTTACGCTATGGCTACAGGTAGTACGAAAGATCGATATAAGAAAGACGGGGAAAAGTTTCTGGATGCATTGAATATCGGTAGTACCGGTAGCCAGCAATTGGAATACAAAATCGAACTTTATAATAGTTTTGATGACGAAGATACTCGTAAGGATGCTACATTTATAGCTTCCTATAACAAGGATGCAGATACCGGAGAACTGTCTTTACATGGCACACATGTATGCAAGAATATCGGTTATGTGAATTCTGCTGGAACACGTGTCTATTGCGGTGATTACATCATTTATCGTTTGCCATGGGTATGGTTGACGCTTGCTGAAATAGAAAATATGCAAGGAGGGGATGTCGCTACCTATATAAACAAGGTTCGTGAGCGCGCTTATGGCAGTAATTGGGATGAAGAAATTTATGGTTATAAAAACGCAGATTTCACGACGAATGAATTAGCTATACTTCATGAGAAAGATAAAGAGTTTGTACAGGAAGGACAGCGCTGGTGGGATCTTCGTCGTATGACTCTGACTAAGGGTGGCGAACACCTTGTTTTCTGTAAAGAAGGAAGCATCGGTACCGATCAGCCCGTGCTGGACAAGGCTACGGAAACTCATAAAGTGCTTTGGCCAGTGGATGTTACTCTGCTGGGAAACGACCCGTTGATTTATCAGACACCAGGATACGATACGTATAAGCATCAGCCGGAATAA
- the nanU gene encoding SusD family outer membrane lipoprotein NanU, producing the protein MKNIFKYLWASAALLPFLTGCNSLDLESESTITDANYWKSDTHFSAFNVGLHAQLRERSYNFFILGEPRADIYGDTPFGGEATQGMEIFPANSLNRENVGLSNFANLYGVINQINLMIAKTEETGLLAEATKNYYLGEAYGMRAFLYFHLLRSWGDVILHLTYTSGSTIDLANIQKAASPAKDVMARIKEDIAASEAAFKGDYSYKFGKHYWSLGATKMLKGEVYLWSGKQMGGGDADYRIAKGALQEVNNCPGIGLEDHFTDVFAFANKKNKEIIFTIHNGRDEYNLWGNTNYRNNLVPQQAYMTSGNYFDENGVSYAHTKEAEMNGLIRLQIKGDFFYKVFREGDTRKAGSVKAVYTKNGEDLVYKACIPYKFQGTMLPGSSERAWIDDYPIYRYADCLLLLAEAKALLGEDITTEINTVRKRAYGETYFEANKATVAYPNEKGGDFYSDNPFMAGDDDPIEAILKERLREFMYEGKRWYDLRTLGYTSKYSTANEKRLLWPIDANTLTNNDELEQTEGYRD; encoded by the coding sequence ATGAAAAATATATTCAAATATTTATGGGCAAGCGCAGCTTTGCTGCCTTTCCTGACAGGATGTAACTCTTTGGATCTGGAGTCGGAAAGTACAATAACCGATGCCAACTATTGGAAGAGCGACACGCACTTCAGTGCTTTCAATGTAGGTTTGCATGCACAACTCAGAGAGCGTTCTTACAATTTTTTCATATTGGGTGAGCCTCGTGCCGATATCTATGGTGATACACCGTTCGGTGGTGAGGCAACTCAGGGCATGGAAATCTTCCCCGCTAATTCGCTGAACAGGGAAAACGTAGGACTCAGCAATTTTGCCAATTTGTATGGAGTTATCAATCAGATAAACCTGATGATTGCCAAAACGGAAGAAACCGGATTGCTGGCCGAAGCCACCAAGAACTATTATTTGGGAGAAGCTTATGGAATGCGTGCTTTCCTTTACTTTCACTTGCTCCGCTCATGGGGAGATGTCATTCTGCATTTGACTTACACCAGTGGCTCGACCATTGATTTGGCAAATATACAGAAGGCTGCTTCTCCGGCAAAGGACGTGATGGCCCGTATCAAAGAAGACATTGCTGCGTCTGAGGCGGCATTTAAGGGCGATTATTCCTATAAGTTCGGAAAACATTATTGGTCGTTGGGAGCTACAAAAATGCTGAAAGGTGAAGTATACTTGTGGAGTGGCAAGCAAATGGGTGGCGGTGATGCCGACTACCGCATTGCTAAAGGGGCTTTGCAGGAAGTGAACAATTGTCCGGGTATCGGTCTGGAAGACCACTTTACTGATGTTTTCGCTTTTGCCAACAAGAAAAATAAAGAAATAATCTTCACCATTCATAACGGACGTGATGAGTATAATCTGTGGGGAAATACCAATTATAGAAATAATCTTGTTCCTCAGCAGGCTTACATGACTTCCGGCAATTATTTTGATGAGAATGGAGTTTCGTATGCTCATACGAAAGAGGCTGAAATGAATGGTTTGATAAGACTTCAGATTAAGGGAGATTTCTTTTATAAAGTATTCCGTGAGGGGGATACTCGTAAAGCCGGTTCGGTGAAAGCTGTTTATACGAAAAATGGGGAAGACCTGGTATATAAGGCTTGTATTCCTTATAAATTCCAAGGTACGATGTTGCCCGGTAGCTCAGAGCGTGCATGGATAGACGATTATCCTATTTATCGGTATGCCGATTGCCTACTGCTTTTGGCAGAAGCCAAAGCTTTGTTAGGCGAAGATATCACTACGGAAATTAATACAGTCCGTAAGCGTGCCTACGGTGAAACTTATTTCGAGGCAAATAAAGCAACGGTGGCCTATCCGAATGAAAAAGGCGGTGATTTTTATTCCGACAATCCGTTTATGGCAGGTGATGATGACCCTATTGAAGCAATTCTGAAAGAACGTTTGCGTGAATTTATGTATGAAGGAAAACGCTGGTACGATCTGCGCACGTTAGGCTATACGTCCAAATATTCTACAGCCAATGAAAAGCGGTTGTTATGGCCGATTGATGCGAATACACTGACTAATAACGATGAGTTGGAACAGACCGAAGGCTATCGCGATTGA
- a CDS encoding BNR-repeat neuraminidase N-terminal domain-containing protein, translating to MKKNLFLVIIFSFCGFLQSMASDTVFVRETQIPVLIERQDNVLFMLRLNAKESRTLDEVILNFGKEVNLADIQSVKLYYSGTEARQNYGKNLFAPVFYISSHTPGKTLSANLSYSIHKSQVDHPKREVTLKADQRLFPGINYFWISLQMKPDASLLDKISADVVTVKMDGKAALVHTVSPENIAHRVGVGVRHAGDDGSAAFRIPGLATTNKGTLLGVYDVRYNNSADLQEHVDVGLSRSVDGGKTWEKMRLPLAFGETGDLPAAQNGVGDPSILVDTQTNTVWVVAAWTHGMGNQRAWWSSYPGMDMNHTAQLVMSKSTDDGKTWSKPINITEQVKDPSWYFLLQGPGRGITMQDGTLVFPIQFIDSTRVPNAGIMYSKDRGETWKIHNYARTNTTEAQVAEVEPGVLMLNMRDNRGGSRAVAITKDLGKTWTEHSSSRKALQEPVCMASLISVKAKENVLNKDILLFSNPNTVKGRHHITIKASLDGGITWLPEHQVMLDEGDGWGYSCLTMIDKETVGILYESSVAHMTFQAIRLKDIIK from the coding sequence ATGAAGAAGAATCTATTTCTAGTAATCATCTTTTCTTTCTGCGGATTTTTGCAGTCAATGGCATCGGATACTGTATTTGTGCGTGAAACTCAGATCCCTGTTTTGATTGAACGACAAGACAATGTGTTGTTTATGTTGCGTTTGAACGCCAAAGAGAGTCGTACTTTGGATGAAGTGATTTTAAATTTTGGCAAGGAGGTGAATTTGGCGGATATACAGTCCGTTAAGTTATATTATAGTGGGACGGAAGCCCGTCAAAACTACGGTAAGAATCTCTTCGCTCCCGTATTTTACATTTCCAGTCATACACCGGGAAAGACATTGTCGGCGAATCTTTCCTATTCGATTCATAAGTCGCAAGTGGATCATCCGAAGCGGGAAGTCACCTTGAAAGCCGACCAGAGACTTTTCCCCGGAATCAATTATTTCTGGATTAGTTTGCAAATGAAGCCGGATGCTTCTTTGCTCGATAAGATTTCGGCTGATGTTGTAACAGTCAAGATGGATGGTAAAGCAGCCCTTGTGCATACAGTTTCCCCGGAAAATATAGCTCATAGGGTAGGAGTGGGTGTACGTCATGCCGGTGACGACGGTTCGGCAGCCTTCCGTATTCCGGGACTGGCAACGACCAATAAGGGGACGTTGCTGGGCGTATATGATGTACGTTATAATAACAGTGCCGATTTGCAGGAACATGTAGACGTAGGTTTGAGCCGCAGCGTAGACGGTGGTAAAACCTGGGAGAAGATGCGTTTGCCCTTGGCTTTCGGTGAAACGGGCGATCTCCCTGCTGCGCAGAATGGTGTCGGCGACCCTTCGATTCTGGTGGATACCCAGACCAATACAGTGTGGGTGGTAGCAGCTTGGACACATGGGATGGGGAATCAGCGTGCCTGGTGGAGTTCTTATCCGGGAATGGATATGAATCATACGGCCCAGTTAGTAATGTCCAAGAGTACGGACGACGGTAAAACATGGTCGAAGCCTATTAATATCACAGAACAGGTGAAAGATCCTTCCTGGTATTTCCTGCTGCAAGGGCCGGGACGCGGCATCACCATGCAAGACGGTACACTGGTATTCCCGATTCAGTTTATCGATTCTACCCGTGTTCCGAATGCGGGAATCATGTATAGCAAAGACCGTGGCGAAACATGGAAAATCCATAATTACGCACGTACCAATACAACAGAAGCCCAGGTAGCGGAAGTAGAACCGGGCGTATTGATGCTGAACATGAGAGATAACCGTGGCGGCAGTCGTGCTGTTGCTATCACCAAGGATTTGGGCAAGACCTGGACAGAACACTCTTCTTCCCGCAAAGCTTTGCAGGAGCCGGTTTGTATGGCAAGTTTGATTAGCGTAAAAGCGAAAGAGAATGTGTTGAACAAGGATATTCTTTTATTCTCCAACCCGAATACGGTGAAAGGTCGTCACCACATCACCATCAAAGCAAGTCTGGACGGTGGTATCACCTGGCTGCCCGAACATCAGGTGATGTTGGACGAAGGTGACGGATGGGGATATTCTTGTCTGACGATGATTGACAAAGAGACGGTTGGTATACTGTATGAAAGCAGTGTAGCCCACATGACTTTCCAGGCTATCCGGTTGAAGGATATAATCAAATAA
- a CDS encoding SusC/RagA family TonB-linked outer membrane protein — MKRNIFLLVLCLFGLIGAMAQTKTATGVVTDQAGETVIGASVIVKGTTNGTITDMDGKFALSNVKDGDMIQISFVGYKTQEVKFAGQMLNVILQDDTEVLDEVVVTGYGGSQKRATLTTAISKLDNTVLKNAAFSNAGQSLQGSVTGLRVVNTTGQPGTNPDITLRGGATITGDNSNALVVVDGIVRNSMSDVNPSDIESIQILKDAASTAIYGARANGGVILIETKSGKEGKTSVNYKFKIGKNFTRKGYDFVNAEDYIYYNRLGMLRSNQAREGGFKLTDVDAQAGYGVGNALYDIRYLTDETAHLKDEGWSVMNDPYYEGKQLLFRDYSGQLDEEVFSNSAITQDHYMNITGGNEKSTFASSLGYYNEDGMIKGTGFKRFSGSFNGTYKIFPFLNVKAGVSYVWSTRPELWIGTYEFFYRTRSQRPTWNPWMEDGSPASGGGTGDGNPAYYRDRLTQKNSTGRTTYNMGFTLDILPKELVLNGNASLLNYQYQREKFDKAYQTQTSSTPNTTRNAEAWIQKYNQIQLNASLTYTKTFAEKHNLDAMIGGEYYTYNQFDMEAKTQGSPTDDVATLNVGSERTFTRTEKTAYRILSGFGRVNYNYNMKYLLSFTARYDGISRLKDNRWGFFPGISVGWNIMEEDFWKESKVSDVISNLKPRLSYGVNGNVNGIKNFEVYGEYAQVEAKTYAGATALYNSKLLNTNLRWEQSQTFEVGLDIGFLQNRLSFILDFYSRRTKDLLTKQALPGYTGFSDIVTNMGTLRNSGFEAEVKANIINKGGFTWDMSANITSVANKIIALPYNGVENNRVGGYEVAAGKVDANGEFPKKWIAGRQEGGKLGELVGYKQLHVFRDWDDVKEHANLRIDEVANLYGPGLADQINPVTGKKYKESAGWQPIEPGDACWEDINGDNIINGYDRSIMGNIFPNITGGFSTTFGYKGLSLYARFDYALGHTLYNDLKARSLGQYQGQFNIITDVKDMWSEANPNSDLTKFYYADQLSKKNITRSNNASTAADNNSSRYYEKGDYLALREITLSYQLPKSLISKAHLSEASVYMTGQNLFYVTGYSGVSPEPAVSTTYARGIDNGRYPTPRTLLFGLSLTF, encoded by the coding sequence ATGAAAAGAAACATCTTTTTGTTGGTGTTGTGCTTATTTGGCTTGATAGGGGCTATGGCACAGACAAAAACTGCTACAGGTGTGGTTACTGATCAGGCGGGTGAGACTGTTATCGGTGCGTCCGTAATTGTGAAAGGTACCACAAATGGTACCATTACGGATATGGATGGTAAATTTGCCTTAAGTAATGTGAAGGACGGAGATATGATCCAAATATCTTTTGTCGGTTATAAAACACAGGAAGTTAAGTTTGCCGGACAAATGTTGAATGTCATTTTACAGGATGACACAGAAGTTTTGGATGAAGTGGTAGTTACAGGTTATGGTGGCTCTCAGAAACGTGCCACGTTGACGACTGCAATTTCAAAGCTAGACAATACCGTGTTGAAGAATGCGGCATTTAGTAACGCCGGCCAGTCTTTGCAGGGGTCAGTGACAGGACTTCGGGTGGTAAATACTACCGGTCAGCCGGGTACAAATCCGGATATTACATTACGTGGTGGAGCGACTATCACTGGTGATAACAGCAATGCTTTGGTTGTTGTGGATGGTATCGTACGTAACAGTATGTCGGATGTCAACCCTTCTGATATCGAATCGATTCAAATTCTGAAAGATGCGGCTTCTACGGCTATTTACGGAGCTCGTGCGAACGGTGGTGTTATCCTGATTGAAACGAAAAGTGGAAAGGAAGGAAAAACGTCTGTCAATTACAAGTTCAAGATTGGTAAGAACTTTACCCGTAAAGGATATGATTTTGTAAATGCGGAAGACTATATCTATTACAATCGTCTGGGTATGCTTCGCAGCAACCAGGCAAGAGAGGGAGGCTTTAAATTAACCGATGTAGATGCACAGGCAGGATATGGTGTGGGTAATGCATTATACGATATCCGTTATCTGACAGATGAAACAGCTCATCTTAAAGATGAAGGGTGGTCTGTAATGAACGACCCTTATTATGAGGGAAAGCAACTGTTGTTTAGAGATTATAGTGGACAGTTGGACGAGGAGGTGTTTAGCAACAGTGCCATTACGCAGGACCATTACATGAATATTACAGGCGGTAATGAGAAAAGCACCTTTGCAAGTAGTCTGGGATACTATAATGAAGACGGTATGATTAAAGGAACGGGTTTTAAACGTTTCAGCGGTTCGTTCAATGGAACATATAAGATATTTCCTTTCCTGAATGTGAAAGCTGGAGTATCTTATGTATGGTCAACGAGACCGGAGTTGTGGATTGGTACGTATGAGTTCTTCTATCGTACACGTTCACAGCGTCCTACATGGAATCCTTGGATGGAAGACGGTTCTCCTGCATCGGGAGGAGGTACCGGAGATGGCAACCCTGCTTACTACCGCGACCGTCTGACACAAAAGAACAGTACAGGACGTACTACTTATAACATGGGTTTCACGTTGGATATTCTTCCAAAGGAACTGGTGTTGAATGGAAATGCTTCTTTATTGAACTATCAGTATCAGAGAGAGAAATTTGACAAGGCATATCAAACGCAGACATCTTCTACTCCCAATACAACTCGCAATGCGGAAGCTTGGATTCAAAAGTACAATCAGATTCAGCTTAATGCTTCATTGACATATACCAAGACATTTGCCGAAAAGCATAACTTGGATGCAATGATTGGCGGAGAGTATTATACGTACAATCAGTTTGATATGGAAGCTAAAACTCAAGGTTCTCCTACAGACGATGTCGCAACCTTGAATGTCGGTTCTGAAAGGACTTTCACTCGTACGGAGAAAACGGCTTATCGTATTCTTTCCGGTTTCGGTCGTGTTAATTATAACTACAACATGAAATATCTGTTGTCTTTCACGGCTCGTTATGACGGAATTTCTCGTTTGAAAGACAATCGTTGGGGATTCTTCCCGGGAATATCTGTAGGGTGGAATATCATGGAAGAAGATTTCTGGAAAGAATCCAAAGTGTCCGATGTCATTTCCAATTTGAAACCGCGTCTCAGTTACGGTGTGAACGGTAATGTTAATGGTATCAAAAACTTTGAAGTCTATGGAGAATATGCACAGGTAGAAGCTAAAACTTATGCCGGGGCAACGGCTCTTTATAATTCGAAATTGCTCAATACCAACTTGCGCTGGGAGCAGAGCCAGACCTTTGAGGTGGGATTGGATATCGGATTCCTACAGAACAGACTTTCTTTTATTCTCGACTTCTACAGTCGTCGTACAAAAGATTTGCTGACTAAGCAGGCGTTGCCCGGATATACCGGATTCTCGGATATTGTTACTAATATGGGTACATTGCGTAACTCCGGTTTTGAAGCAGAAGTGAAAGCAAACATTATCAATAAAGGTGGTTTCACTTGGGACATGAGTGCTAATATCACTTCAGTTGCCAATAAAATCATAGCATTGCCTTATAACGGAGTTGAGAACAATCGCGTGGGTGGTTATGAAGTGGCTGCCGGCAAAGTAGATGCTAATGGCGAATTCCCCAAAAAATGGATCGCCGGTCGCCAAGAAGGTGGTAAACTGGGCGAGCTGGTAGGCTACAAGCAGTTGCACGTGTTTAGAGACTGGGACGATGTAAAAGAACATGCTAATCTTCGGATTGACGAAGTGGCTAACTTGTATGGTCCGGGATTAGCTGATCAGATCAATCCTGTTACCGGTAAGAAATACAAAGAATCTGCCGGATGGCAGCCTATTGAACCGGGTGATGCATGCTGGGAAGACATCAATGGCGATAACATAATCAATGGTTACGACCGTTCTATCATGGGTAATATCTTCCCGAACATTACCGGTGGTTTTTCCACTACTTTCGGATATAAAGGCTTGTCGTTGTATGCTCGTTTCGACTATGCTTTGGGACATACGTTGTATAACGACTTGAAGGCGCGTTCTTTAGGACAATATCAGGGACAATTCAACATCATTACGGATGTAAAAGATATGTGGAGCGAAGCAAATCCGAATTCAGATCTGACAAAATTCTACTATGCTGACCAGTTGAGTAAAAAGAATATCACTCGTTCTAATAATGCTTCAACGGCTGCCGACAATAATAGTTCTCGTTATTACGAAAAAGGGGATTATCTGGCATTGCGTGAAATCACACTAAGCTATCAGTTGCCCAAATCACTTATCAGTAAGGCACATCTGTCAGAGGCATCTGTATATATGACAGGTCAGAACTTATTCTATGTAACCGGATATAGCGGTGTATCTCCTGAGCCTGCCGTATCGACCACATACGCTCGCGGTATCGACAATGGGCGTTATCCTACTCCAAGAACACTCTTGTTCGGTTTATCTCTAACATTCTAA